A region of Vitis riparia cultivar Riparia Gloire de Montpellier isolate 1030 chromosome 12, EGFV_Vit.rip_1.0, whole genome shotgun sequence DNA encodes the following proteins:
- the LOC117926295 gene encoding endoglucanase 25 produces the protein MSMYGRDPWGGPLEINAADSATDDDRSRNLQDFDRAALSRPLDETQQSWLLGPGEQKKKKYVDLGCIIVSRKIFVWTVGSILVAGFLAGFITLIVKTVPRHHHPHAPPDNYTLALHKALMFFNAQRSGKLPKHNNVSWRGNSGMNDGKSETGSFYKDLVGGYYDAGDAIKFNFPMSFSMTMLSWSVIEYSAKYEAAGELNHVKEIIKWGTDYFLKTFNSSADTIDRMVAQVGVGDTSGGSTTPNDHYCWMRPEDIDYKRPVTECGGCSDLAAEMAAALAAASIVFKDNKAYSQKLVHGARTLFKFSREQRGRYSNGGSDAAIFYNSSSYWDEFVWGGAWLYYATGNNSYLQLATTPGLAKHAGAFWGGPDYGILSWDNKLAGAQVLLSRLRLFLSPGYPYEEILRTFHNQTSIIMCSYLPIFTSFNRTKGGLIQLNHGRPQPLQYIVNAAFLATLYSDYLEAADTPGWYCGPNFYSTEVLREFAKTQIDYILGKNPRKMSYIAGFGNHYPRHVHHRGASIPKNKIKYNCKGGWKWRDSSKPNPNTLVGAMVAGPDKHDGFHDVRTNYNYTEPTLAGNAGLVAALVALSGDKTTGIDKNTIFSAVPPMFPTPPPPPAPWKP, from the exons ATGAGCATGTACGGGAGGGATCCATGGGGAGGTCCGCTGGAAATAAACGCAGCGGATTCGGCCACAGACGACGACCGGAGCAGGAACCTTCAGGACTTCGACAGAGCGGCACTTTCACGGCCACTGGACGAGACACAGCAGAGCTGGCTGTTGGGACCTGGAgagcagaagaagaaaaagtatGTGGATCTGGGTTGCATCATTGTCAGCCGTAAGATCTTCGTCTGGACGGTCGGATCTATTCTGGTGGCTGGCTTCCTCGCCGGTTTCATTACCCTCATCGTCAAGACCGTGCCGCGTCATCACCACCCTCACGCTCCTCCTGATAACTACACCCTCGCCCTCCACAAGGCCCTTATGTTCTTCAACGCCCAGCGTT CTGGAAAACTCCCAAAGCATAATAATGTTTCCTGGAGGGGTAACTCGGGTATGAATGATGGGAAGTCGGAGACTGGGAGTTTTTATAAAGATCTGGTGGGCGGCTACTATGATGCTGGAGATGCAATTAAGTTCAACTTCCCTATGTCCTTTTCCATGACCATGTTGAGTTGGAGTGTGATCGAATACAGTGCAAAGTATGAGGCTGCTGGGGAGCTCAACCATGTCAAAGAGATAATCAAGTGGGGAACTGATTACTTTCTCAAAACTTTCAATTCTTCTGCTGATACCATAGACAGGATGGTTGCACAG GTTGGAGTAGGAGATACTTCCGGGGGGAGTACAACTCCCAATGACCATTATTGTTGGATGCGCCCTGAGGACATTGATTATAAACGTCCTGTAACAGAATGTGGTGGCTGCTCAGATCTTGCTGCAGAGATGGCTGCAGCGTTAGCTGCTGCATCCATTGTTTTCAAGGACAACAAGGCCTACTCACAGAAACTTGTCCATGGTGCTAGAACTCTCTTTAAGTTTTCTAGGGAGCAGCGAGGCAGGTATAGCAACGGTGGTTCAGATGCTGCAATTTTCTATAATTCATCTAGTTACTGGGATGAGTTTGTCTGGGGCGGAGCCTGGCTGTACTATGCCACTGGGAACAACTCCTATCTTCAGCTTGCTACTACACCTGGTCTGGCCAAGCATGCCGGTGCTTTCTGGGGAGGCCCAGATTATGGTATACTTAGCTGGGACAACAAGCTTGCTGGTGCTCAA gtGCTCCTAAGCCGTTTGAGATTGTTCTTGAGCCCTGGGTATCCATATGAAGAAATTCTGAGGACATTTCACAATCAGACCAGCATAATTATGTGCTCATACCTACCGATTTTCACAAGCTTTAACAGAACAAAAG GAGGCTTGATCCAATTAAACCATGGAAGGCCACAACCACTTCAATACATTGTCAATGCTGCCTTCCTGGCTACCCTGTACAGTGATTATCTTGAAGCTGCTGACACCCCTGGATGGTATTGTGGACCTAATTTCTATTCAACTGAAGTCCTGCGTGAATTTGCCAAGACCCAG ATTGATTACATCCTCGGCAAAAATCCTCGAAAGATGAGCTATATTGCAGGTTTTGGCAATCATTATCCAAGACATGTCCACCATAGAGGTGCATCTATCCCtaagaacaaaatcaaatataattgtaAAGGAGGATGGAAATGGAGAGACTCTTCGAAGCCAAATCCAAATACACTCGTAGGGGCCATGGTTGCTGGGCCAGACAAGCATGATGGTTTCCATGATGTCCGTACTAATTACAACTACACAGAGCCTACGCTTGCAGGAAATGCAGGTTTAGTAGCTGCACTTGTGGCTCTGTCAGGTGACAAGACAACTGGAATCGACAAGAACACTATATTCTCTGCTGTTCCACCAATGTTTCCCACTCCACCACCCCCTCCCGCACCTTGGAAACCATGA